Proteins encoded within one genomic window of Rossellomorea vietnamensis:
- a CDS encoding STAS domain-containing protein, with product MHRNKEVHTFLLSKARQLTDEWYESLDKSATSGVYSSTDPKVIEKLKKQNFDFHGVLCNVFAEDRETFSKNIDEWVLNLANDKEHLNTPTHHILKEFMRVRNQYLDFIKEFADSHSDDGIFNQFNLWSKVIIEAFDRVMLRFVELQSEVVEQQLQNQQEIINELSSPVISLNAETALLPLVGNIDPSRAELILENALEQCVDMEVSQLFIDLSGVVLIDTMVAHQIFQLIDALQLIGVKPILSGLRPEIAQTAVQLGLNFEHLTITSTLSQALTIKNNEI from the coding sequence ATGCATAGAAACAAAGAAGTACATACATTTTTATTGAGCAAGGCTCGTCAATTGACAGATGAATGGTATGAATCGCTGGACAAAAGTGCAACCAGTGGGGTTTATTCTTCCACTGATCCGAAAGTGATTGAAAAATTAAAAAAGCAAAATTTTGATTTTCACGGCGTTCTCTGTAACGTGTTTGCGGAAGATAGAGAAACATTTAGTAAGAATATTGATGAATGGGTCTTAAACCTGGCCAACGATAAGGAACATTTAAATACACCTACCCATCATATCCTCAAGGAATTCATGAGGGTGAGAAATCAATACTTGGATTTTATAAAAGAATTTGCAGATTCTCATTCAGATGATGGTATATTTAATCAATTCAATCTATGGAGCAAGGTGATCATTGAAGCATTCGATCGGGTCATGTTGCGTTTTGTGGAGTTACAGTCTGAAGTTGTGGAGCAGCAGCTCCAGAATCAGCAGGAAATCATAAATGAACTAAGCTCACCGGTCATTTCCCTGAATGCAGAAACGGCGCTATTGCCTCTTGTAGGAAACATCGATCCTTCGAGGGCGGAACTGATTTTAGAAAATGCCTTGGAGCAATGTGTTGATATGGAAGTTTCCCAACTGTTCATCGATTTATCCGGTGTCGTATTAATTGATACGATGGTAGCTCATCAGATATTTCAGCTGATCGACGCACTTCAATTAATTGGTGTGAAACCAATTCTTTCAGGACTGCGACCTGAAATCGCTCAAACGGCCGTTCAACTTGGATTGAATTTCGAACACCTCACCATTACCTCAACATTGTCACAAGCATTAACAATCAAAAACAATGAAATATAA
- the metH gene encoding methionine synthase — MAITLFEEQLRKKILVLDGAMGTMLQQANLSPEDFGGEELEGCNENLVLTAPEVIYQIHLEYLKAGADVIETNTFGATPIVLDEYDLGYKAYEINKVAAEIARKAVEDVSTSEWPRFVAGSLGPTTKTLSVTGGVSFDEMADNYRVQAEGLLDGGVDVLLLETSQDALNVKAANIGIRTAFESRRKEIPILLSGTIEPMGTTLAGQTIESFYLSLEHLNPLVVGLNCATGPEFMRDHVRSLSDLATTYVSCYPNAGLPDEEGNYNETADSLSVKMKGFAEKGWLNLVGGCCGTTPEHIRALSEVVKGFPPRKPNVSHPHAVSGIEAFIYEDEDRRPILVGERTNVIGSRKFKRLIAENKIEEASEIARAQVKNGAQVIDICLADPDREEVEDMNVFIQEVVKKVKVPLVIDSTDEKVLEAALKFSQGKVIINSINLEDGEERFAKVAKLMKAYGAAVVVGTIDEKGMGVSVERKVDIALRSHRLLTEKYGIASEDIIFDPLVFPVGTGDQQYIGSANSTVEGIKKIKEALPDCPHILGVSNVSFGLPPVGREVLNAVYLYHCTKAGLDYAIVNTEKLERFASIPPEEVRMAEKLLFETTDESLAEFTAFYRGKKKEVKAPVNTMTLEERLAHYVVEGTKEGLIADLNMALEQYEAPLDIINGPLMDGMSEVGRLFNDNQLIVAEVLQSAEVMKASVAHLEPYMEQTESSSSKGKVILATVKGDVHDIGKNLVDIILSNNGYEVIDLGIKVTPQELIQVIREEKPDIVGLSGLLVKSAQQMVITAQDLKQSDISVPLVVGGAALTRKFTTNKIGKEYEGLVLYAKDAMDGLSIMNGIQHEETRLQLEEESREKQSLLSVHEEPSSRAASSIAVITRSTVSKEVKVHVPSDLIPHTIKEFSLDQIHPYINQQMLLGHHLGIKGKITRLLEEGDERTISLKAVTDELFQKAKRQGMIHASARYQFFPAQSDGDDVIIYHPEDSSMEMERFHFPRQSGNQHLCLADYLKSVESGEMDYVGFFAVTAGVKIRQWAKELKEEGRFLESHALQALALETAEGLAERVHEMMRSRWGFPDPVDFTMQDRFRTHYQGQRFSFGYPACPELEDQKKLFKLLEPEKIGIQLTDGCMMEPEASVTAMVFAHPEARYFNVL, encoded by the coding sequence ATGGCCATCACATTGTTTGAAGAGCAGCTTAGAAAGAAAATACTCGTACTTGATGGAGCAATGGGGACGATGCTTCAACAAGCAAATTTATCCCCGGAGGATTTCGGAGGGGAAGAACTTGAAGGATGTAATGAAAATCTTGTATTGACAGCGCCGGAGGTCATCTATCAGATCCATCTGGAATATTTGAAAGCGGGGGCTGATGTGATTGAAACAAATACCTTTGGTGCAACCCCCATCGTACTGGACGAATATGATTTAGGTTATAAAGCATATGAAATTAACAAAGTAGCAGCTGAAATCGCCAGGAAAGCAGTAGAAGATGTCTCGACTTCCGAATGGCCAAGGTTCGTTGCTGGATCGCTTGGTCCTACTACGAAAACGTTATCCGTGACAGGTGGAGTGAGCTTTGATGAAATGGCAGATAACTACCGTGTCCAGGCAGAAGGCCTTCTCGATGGCGGAGTTGATGTGCTATTACTTGAAACGAGTCAAGATGCTTTAAATGTAAAAGCAGCGAACATCGGCATTCGAACGGCTTTTGAATCCAGAAGGAAAGAAATCCCAATTCTGTTATCCGGAACCATTGAGCCTATGGGCACTACACTGGCCGGGCAAACAATCGAATCTTTCTATTTATCCCTTGAACATTTAAACCCTTTGGTCGTTGGCCTTAACTGTGCAACGGGACCTGAATTCATGCGTGACCACGTCCGTTCGTTATCGGATTTGGCCACTACCTATGTAAGCTGTTATCCGAATGCCGGTCTCCCGGATGAAGAAGGGAACTACAATGAGACAGCGGATTCCCTGAGTGTAAAGATGAAAGGTTTCGCTGAGAAAGGGTGGCTGAATCTTGTAGGAGGGTGCTGCGGGACGACACCGGAGCATATACGTGCCCTTTCAGAGGTGGTGAAGGGATTCCCGCCACGAAAACCCAATGTGTCTCATCCCCATGCGGTGTCGGGAATTGAAGCCTTCATCTATGAGGATGAAGACAGAAGACCGATTCTGGTCGGAGAACGGACGAATGTCATCGGTTCACGTAAATTCAAACGATTGATTGCAGAGAATAAGATAGAAGAAGCTTCTGAGATTGCAAGGGCGCAGGTGAAAAACGGTGCCCAGGTAATCGATATCTGCCTTGCCGACCCAGACCGGGAAGAAGTAGAGGACATGAATGTTTTTATCCAGGAAGTGGTGAAGAAAGTTAAGGTCCCACTTGTCATCGATTCAACGGATGAGAAGGTGCTTGAGGCCGCGTTGAAATTTTCTCAAGGAAAAGTGATCATTAATTCAATTAACCTGGAAGACGGAGAAGAAAGATTTGCAAAGGTCGCTAAATTGATGAAAGCCTACGGAGCGGCAGTGGTGGTCGGGACGATCGATGAGAAGGGAATGGGGGTGTCAGTGGAGCGAAAGGTGGACATTGCTCTTCGTTCCCATAGATTGTTAACCGAGAAATATGGGATTGCTTCTGAAGATATCATCTTTGACCCTCTCGTATTCCCGGTCGGTACGGGGGATCAGCAATATATAGGATCAGCCAATAGTACGGTGGAAGGGATCAAGAAGATTAAAGAAGCCTTGCCTGATTGCCCTCATATACTTGGCGTCAGCAATGTTTCATTCGGGCTTCCCCCTGTGGGAAGGGAAGTCCTCAATGCTGTGTATCTTTATCACTGTACAAAGGCTGGACTCGACTATGCCATAGTCAACACGGAAAAGTTAGAGCGCTTTGCCTCTATTCCCCCGGAAGAAGTCCGAATGGCTGAAAAGCTTTTATTTGAAACGACGGATGAATCCCTTGCTGAATTTACAGCATTTTATAGGGGGAAAAAGAAAGAAGTAAAGGCTCCAGTAAACACAATGACCTTAGAAGAACGTTTGGCTCATTATGTAGTGGAAGGCACGAAAGAGGGGTTGATAGCTGATTTAAACATGGCTTTGGAACAATATGAGGCTCCCCTTGATATCATCAATGGCCCGCTTATGGACGGAATGAGTGAAGTTGGAAGATTATTTAATGATAATCAGCTGATTGTTGCGGAGGTGTTACAGAGTGCCGAGGTCATGAAAGCGTCCGTCGCTCATCTGGAACCATATATGGAACAAACGGAAAGTTCCTCTTCCAAGGGCAAAGTGATTTTGGCTACGGTTAAGGGGGATGTGCATGATATCGGTAAAAATCTTGTGGATATCATCCTCAGCAATAATGGGTATGAAGTGATTGATCTAGGTATTAAAGTAACTCCGCAGGAACTGATTCAAGTCATTAGGGAAGAAAAGCCCGACATCGTAGGTTTGTCAGGTCTCCTGGTAAAGTCTGCACAACAAATGGTCATCACGGCTCAAGATTTAAAGCAGTCCGATATTTCAGTCCCTCTGGTCGTCGGGGGAGCAGCACTCACCCGAAAGTTCACTACAAACAAAATCGGGAAGGAATACGAAGGGCTGGTCCTTTATGCCAAGGATGCAATGGATGGATTGAGTATCATGAATGGAATTCAACATGAAGAAACAAGACTGCAACTGGAAGAGGAAAGCCGTGAGAAACAAAGCCTACTCTCAGTACATGAAGAACCGTCAAGTCGGGCCGCATCATCCATTGCAGTGATAACACGTTCTACCGTATCTAAGGAAGTTAAGGTTCATGTTCCATCAGACTTGATACCTCATACGATAAAGGAATTTTCATTGGATCAGATCCATCCCTATATCAATCAGCAAATGCTTCTTGGTCACCACTTGGGCATTAAAGGGAAAATTACAAGATTGCTGGAAGAAGGGGACGAACGAACGATCAGCCTTAAAGCCGTGACGGATGAGTTGTTCCAAAAAGCAAAAAGGCAAGGAATGATCCATGCATCTGCACGATATCAATTCTTTCCTGCTCAGTCCGATGGTGATGATGTTATCATTTATCACCCGGAAGATTCTTCAATGGAAATGGAACGATTTCATTTTCCGAGGCAATCAGGGAATCAGCATCTGTGTTTAGCGGATTACTTGAAATCGGTTGAAAGTGGAGAAATGGATTATGTCGGATTCTTCGCCGTAACGGCCGGGGTGAAAATCAGGCAGTGGGCTAAGGAGTTGAAAGAAGAAGGGAGGTTCCTGGAAAGTCATGCATTGCAGGCCCTTGCCTTGGAAACAGCAGAAGGATTGGCTGAAAGGGTTCATGAAATGATGAGAAGCAGATGGGGTTTCCCTGATCCCGTAGACTTTACGATGCAGGATCGTTTCCGTACCCATTATCAAGGTCAACGTTTTTCATTTGGGTATCCCGCGTGTCCAGAGCTTGAGGATCAGAAGAAGCTGTTTAAGCTTCTCGAACCTGAAAAAATTGGGATCCAACTAACAGACGGATGCATGATGGAACCTGAAGCATCGGTAACGGCCATGGTCTTCGCCCATCCGGAAGCAAGATATTTCAATGTATTATGA
- a CDS encoding bifunctional homocysteine S-methyltransferase/methylenetetrahydrofolate reductase has translation MKPLLEALKERILIADGAIGTLLYSYGVDRCFEELNLSHPNEVLKVHKEYIDAGADIIQTNTYGANYQKLSRYGLEDSVKEINTAAVRLARKAAAKNTYILGTIGGIRGIRQNVSVEEIKRSFREQLYCLLLEGVDGILLETYYDFEELTTVLNIAKREADIPVIAQVSLHETGVLQNGMEIKDALQQLELLGADVVGINCRMGPFHMVNSLEEVPLPKRAFLSVYPNASLPNYEEGRFYYSAEPDYFGDISNELRLQGARIIGGCCGTTPDHIRSVASRLKSREPVKEKKVKKKKVVQLSSPSISGSLLHEQVREKKTVIVELDPPKHLDTKLFFQGASALKEAGIDALTLADNPLASPRISNDAIGSLVKSKYDLTPLVHITCRDRNLIGLQSHLMGLHTLGIHNLLAITGDPAKIGDFPGAASVYDLSSLELIELIKQNNEGISFSGKSLRERTQFSVGAAFNPNFRHLDASVKRLEKKKKAGADYFISQPIFGKEQLIQVYEATKHLDVPIFIGIMPLISSRNAEFLHHEVPGINVPEETRQRMKEAGNDPVKARAVGMEIAKDLLDTAIQLFNGIYLITPFVRYDMSVELIHHIQEKTNTEREVPYGHHIV, from the coding sequence ATGAAGCCATTGCTGGAAGCATTGAAAGAGAGAATCTTGATTGCAGATGGAGCGATCGGAACATTGTTGTATTCATATGGAGTGGACAGATGCTTTGAAGAACTGAATCTTTCTCACCCAAATGAAGTGTTGAAAGTGCATAAAGAGTATATCGATGCAGGAGCCGATATCATACAGACCAATACGTACGGGGCCAATTATCAAAAGCTTTCGAGATATGGACTAGAGGATTCGGTTAAGGAAATCAATACAGCCGCTGTGCGTCTCGCAAGAAAGGCAGCCGCTAAAAACACTTATATTCTCGGCACCATCGGAGGAATCAGGGGCATTAGACAAAATGTGTCAGTCGAAGAGATCAAAAGAAGCTTTCGGGAACAGCTTTACTGTTTATTATTAGAGGGTGTTGATGGCATTCTGCTGGAAACCTATTATGATTTCGAGGAATTGACCACCGTGCTGAACATTGCCAAACGTGAAGCGGATATTCCCGTCATTGCTCAGGTTTCCCTTCATGAAACAGGAGTCCTTCAAAATGGAATGGAAATCAAAGATGCTCTTCAACAATTGGAATTATTGGGGGCGGATGTTGTCGGAATCAATTGCCGGATGGGACCATTTCACATGGTGAATTCATTAGAGGAAGTTCCCCTGCCGAAAAGGGCATTTCTATCCGTCTATCCTAACGCGAGTCTCCCAAACTATGAAGAAGGTCGATTCTATTACTCTGCTGAGCCTGATTACTTTGGGGATATCAGCAATGAATTGAGGCTCCAGGGTGCGAGAATCATTGGGGGGTGTTGTGGAACCACACCCGATCACATTCGTTCTGTAGCTTCAAGATTGAAAAGCCGGGAGCCTGTGAAGGAAAAAAAGGTGAAAAAGAAAAAAGTAGTTCAGTTGTCTTCACCATCCATCAGTGGAAGCTTGCTGCATGAGCAAGTAAGAGAAAAGAAAACGGTCATCGTTGAACTAGATCCACCGAAGCATCTCGACACGAAATTGTTCTTCCAGGGAGCGTCAGCACTTAAGGAAGCCGGCATCGACGCACTTACCCTTGCCGACAATCCGCTGGCATCACCAAGGATTAGTAATGACGCAATCGGGAGTCTGGTAAAGTCGAAATACGACCTTACACCTCTCGTTCACATCACTTGCCGGGATCGAAACCTGATCGGACTTCAATCCCATTTAATGGGCTTGCACACATTAGGGATACACAACTTATTAGCAATAACGGGTGATCCTGCCAAAATCGGTGATTTTCCCGGTGCTGCATCCGTATATGACCTTTCTTCCTTGGAACTAATTGAACTTATTAAACAGAATAATGAGGGAATATCGTTTTCCGGCAAATCACTTCGGGAGCGGACTCAATTTTCAGTTGGGGCAGCCTTTAATCCGAACTTCCGTCATTTAGACGCCTCTGTGAAAAGGCTTGAAAAGAAAAAGAAAGCCGGAGCTGACTATTTTATTTCTCAACCGATCTTTGGGAAAGAACAACTGATCCAAGTGTATGAAGCGACGAAGCATCTGGATGTTCCGATCTTCATCGGTATCATGCCGTTGATCAGTTCAAGAAACGCAGAATTTCTTCACCATGAAGTACCAGGAATCAATGTGCCGGAAGAAACTAGACAAAGAATGAAGGAAGCAGGGAATGATCCCGTCAAAGCTCGGGCAGTCGGGATGGAGATAGCCAAAGACTTGCTGGATACGGCAATCCAGCTGTTTAATGGCATTTATCTGATTACACCTTTTGTAAGATATGATATGAGCGTTGAACTGATTCATCATATACAAGAGAAAACCAACACGGAAAGAGAGGTTCCCTATGGCCATCACATTGTTTGA